The Corynebacterium suranareeae genome window below encodes:
- a CDS encoding MarR family winged helix-turn-helix transcriptional regulator, producing the protein MTSDKPESQDIWLTDEQQDVWLDVWTMRIGLPARLDAQLKDAAGLSHFEYFTMAQISMAPDRRVRMSELAELSDMTLSHLSRVVTRLEKAGWVKRVPDPDDGRATVAVLTDTGWEKVQETAPGHVKEVRRLVFDDLTAEELKYLGSAMKKIVHRLDMSNKLPRV; encoded by the coding sequence ATGACAAGTGACAAACCCGAATCCCAGGACATTTGGCTAACCGACGAGCAGCAAGATGTATGGCTCGATGTGTGGACAATGCGAATCGGTCTACCTGCTCGCTTGGATGCTCAACTCAAAGACGCAGCAGGTTTAAGCCACTTTGAGTACTTCACCATGGCGCAGATTTCCATGGCACCAGACAGGCGCGTTCGCATGAGTGAACTTGCTGAACTTTCCGATATGACTCTCTCGCACCTTTCCCGCGTGGTTACTCGCCTAGAAAAAGCCGGGTGGGTAAAACGCGTTCCTGATCCCGATGATGGCCGCGCCACCGTTGCAGTCCTCACAGACACAGGCTGGGAGAAAGTTCAAGAAACAGCCCCAGGACACGTCAAAGAAGTTCGCCGATTAGTGTTTGATGATCTCACCGCAGAAGAACTTAAATACTTGGGCTCAGCGATGAAGAAGATCGTGCATCGCTTAGATATGTCCAACAAGTTGCCGAGGGTTTAA
- a CDS encoding rhomboid family intramembrane serine protease yields the protein MSYNSPYNNTNFGSSGMYQPTGGPVQPWNKPNASLNQQLKNKSSVRTGLSIAVGYVVVIWVVHLLSIAVAFLTGFQLTSFGIHPLDTSALWGIFTSPLLHGSFSHLIGNTVPGFIFSFLIGMSGKRVFWEVTIIAGLIGGLGTWFFGGIGTNHIGASGLIYGWLGYLIVRGIFNKDIKQFLLGVVLAFIYSGLFWGLLPTQMGVSWQGHLFGALGGIGAGAFITSDDPAALKAKKQQKKLQKQQRQRGL from the coding sequence ATGAGTTACAACAGCCCGTATAACAACACTAATTTTGGCAGCTCCGGCATGTATCAACCAACAGGTGGGCCGGTGCAGCCATGGAATAAGCCAAACGCCAGCTTGAACCAGCAGCTGAAAAACAAATCCTCCGTGCGCACTGGGCTGAGTATCGCGGTGGGATACGTCGTGGTCATTTGGGTGGTGCATTTACTATCCATCGCGGTGGCGTTTCTCACGGGTTTTCAATTAACCAGCTTTGGCATTCACCCTTTAGACACCAGCGCATTGTGGGGAATTTTCACCTCACCGCTGCTGCATGGAAGCTTTAGCCACCTCATTGGAAATACAGTTCCAGGTTTTATATTCAGCTTCCTGATAGGCATGAGCGGCAAGCGCGTGTTTTGGGAAGTCACCATCATTGCAGGCTTGATCGGTGGTCTGGGTACCTGGTTCTTCGGCGGTATCGGAACCAACCACATCGGTGCTTCCGGGCTAATTTACGGTTGGCTTGGATACCTCATTGTCCGGGGAATATTTAACAAAGACATTAAACAATTCCTGCTCGGAGTGGTGTTAGCGTTTATTTACTCTGGACTATTTTGGGGGCTTCTTCCAACCCAAATGGGTGTGTCATGGCAAGGGCATCTTTTCGGCGCCCTCGGAGGAATCGGCGCAGGTGCGTTTATCACTTCTGATGATCCCGCAGCTCTAAAAGCGAAGAAACAGCAAAAGAAATTACAAAAGCAACAACGCCAAAGAGGCTTGTAA
- a CDS encoding P1 family peptidase — protein sequence MLIDVPGFLLGHVSKGDTGCSVVIAPNGAFAGVDVRGGGPGTRETDLLEPHNSVQQAHAVVLCGGSAFGLAAADGVMTALEKRGIGFPVRPEGPIVPIVPGAVIFDLLVGDPKNRPTAADGEQAVENAFAGTHNGSGSVGAGTGATAGRLRGGFGQSSRRVGKYTVAAGVVANPVGEVVDLETGALFGRPEIKGVGVEKLKSAAETLNTTIGVVATDAPVTKAQAKRLALVAHDGLARAVRPAHSPMDGDTFFAMSSGDGSGVTPVDLAELCAHAADCVQDAIIDAILSASPGLGLKSFRELLP from the coding sequence ATGCTTATCGACGTCCCCGGCTTCCTTTTAGGCCACGTGAGCAAGGGGGATACAGGTTGCTCGGTGGTCATTGCACCTAACGGTGCATTTGCGGGGGTTGATGTGCGTGGTGGTGGCCCAGGCACTAGAGAAACGGATCTTTTAGAGCCACACAATTCTGTTCAGCAAGCACATGCCGTGGTGTTGTGTGGTGGTTCGGCGTTTGGATTGGCAGCCGCTGATGGAGTTATGACAGCCCTGGAAAAACGCGGTATTGGTTTTCCCGTGCGCCCCGAAGGTCCTATCGTGCCGATTGTTCCAGGCGCTGTGATTTTTGATTTGTTGGTGGGGGATCCAAAAAATCGGCCGACTGCTGCTGATGGGGAACAAGCAGTAGAAAATGCTTTCGCTGGAACGCACAATGGTTCGGGAAGTGTCGGGGCGGGGACGGGAGCAACCGCAGGAAGATTACGCGGTGGATTTGGGCAGAGTTCGCGCCGGGTTGGAAAATACACGGTTGCAGCAGGGGTGGTGGCAAATCCGGTAGGTGAGGTTGTTGATCTAGAGACTGGTGCGCTGTTTGGGAGGCCCGAAATAAAGGGGGTGGGCGTCGAAAAGCTAAAAAGCGCGGCAGAAACCCTCAACACGACCATCGGCGTGGTGGCAACTGACGCGCCTGTGACAAAAGCCCAAGCAAAGCGCTTGGCGCTGGTGGCCCATGATGGTTTGGCGCGTGCGGTAAGGCCTGCGCATTCCCCGATGGATGGTGACACATTCTTTGCCATGTCCTCCGGTGATGGCAGCGGTGTTACCCCAGTTGACCTGGCAGAACTGTGCGCACATGCGGCCGATTGCGTGCAGGACGCTATTATCGACGCCATACTTTCCGCGAGTCCTGGACTTGGGCTCAAAAGCTTCAGGGAACTTCTACCATGA
- a CDS encoding DUF2017 domain-containing protein — MQQWKKKKGLMRQVRYSVVFDPMEREVLGDLSAAVSEALIQRAQSVPKDPLAEMTGMTSGHKEAPTDPALARLLPDFQHEGDEEYDGDNSFLRSLHEGDITRAKLENLRVINDALGPDGNVAVSASEEEAHAWLAALNDIRLYVASGDVRGGEAAEEDRENLVQWLAYNQESLLEAMMN; from the coding sequence ATGCAGCAGTGGAAGAAGAAAAAGGGCCTTATGCGCCAGGTCCGTTATTCGGTGGTTTTTGATCCGATGGAGCGGGAAGTGCTGGGGGATTTATCGGCGGCGGTAAGTGAGGCGTTGATTCAGCGGGCGCAGTCTGTGCCTAAGGATCCGTTGGCTGAGATGACTGGGATGACTAGTGGGCATAAGGAAGCACCCACTGATCCTGCGTTGGCTCGGTTGTTGCCTGATTTTCAGCATGAGGGCGATGAGGAGTATGACGGGGATAATTCTTTCCTTCGTTCGCTGCATGAGGGCGATATCACCCGTGCGAAGCTGGAAAATCTCCGCGTGATCAATGATGCGCTTGGCCCTGATGGCAATGTGGCGGTGTCGGCTTCTGAGGAGGAAGCGCATGCGTGGTTAGCAGCACTCAATGACATTCGCCTGTACGTGGCATCAGGCGATGTGCGCGGTGGGGAAGCCGCCGAAGAAGATCGGGAAAATTTAGTGCAGTGGCTTGCTTATAATCAGGAATCCTTGCTGGAAGCTATGATGAACTAA
- the clpS gene encoding ATP-dependent Clp protease adapter ClpS yields the protein MSSPSAPLATPDVELDVHTLSSENLPWLCIVWDDPVNLMSYVTYVFQTVLGFSKKRATELMMQVHTEGKAVVSSGEKDKVEGDVKKLHTAGLWATMQQAG from the coding sequence ATGTCATCGCCTTCTGCGCCGCTTGCCACGCCCGACGTTGAGCTTGATGTGCACACGTTGTCTAGTGAGAACCTGCCGTGGTTGTGCATCGTGTGGGATGATCCGGTCAATCTCATGAGCTATGTCACCTATGTTTTTCAAACGGTGTTGGGCTTCAGTAAGAAACGTGCCACTGAGTTGATGATGCAGGTTCATACTGAGGGCAAAGCTGTGGTGAGTTCTGGTGAGAAAGACAAGGTGGAGGGTGATGTGAAGAAACTCCACACCGCAGGGCTGTGGGCAACAATGCAGCAGGCAGGTTAG
- a CDS encoding CAP domain-containing protein codes for MEGLAAQARALLEKWGVAPTHAQFIESIAKAIPILSILLTLIVTLNGISTGKAPESPALSQVRTDVVNKINNVRGGEGLLILTADLNLHTAAQEIAERNAEAGTEEEVPDPEGNLVVLQQNLPYADANADTIVDRFLASPAHAELLLANDYEAVGVGVAYKGDHAWVVVQFTVPALESVESTE; via the coding sequence ATGGAAGGCCTCGCAGCACAAGCGCGTGCCCTGCTGGAAAAATGGGGTGTTGCGCCAACGCATGCCCAATTCATTGAGTCCATCGCAAAGGCCATCCCCATTTTGTCCATCCTGCTGACTCTCATCGTCACGTTGAATGGCATCTCCACGGGTAAAGCCCCTGAGTCTCCCGCGCTGTCTCAGGTGCGGACGGATGTTGTAAACAAGATCAATAATGTGCGCGGTGGCGAAGGGCTCTTGATCCTTACAGCGGACCTCAACCTGCACACTGCTGCCCAGGAAATTGCAGAAAGAAATGCAGAAGCTGGCACTGAGGAAGAAGTTCCAGACCCTGAAGGAAATTTGGTAGTTCTCCAGCAAAATCTCCCCTACGCTGACGCCAATGCCGACACCATCGTTGATAGGTTCTTGGCCTCACCAGCACATGCGGAACTCTTACTCGCCAATGACTACGAAGCCGTCGGAGTTGGTGTTGCATACAAAGGTGATCACGCGTGGGTAGTGGTGCAGTTCACTGTGCCTGCACTCGAGTCCGTAGAATCAACAGAGTGA
- a CDS encoding nicotinate phosphoribosyltransferase → MNTNPSEFSPTRSTALLTDKYELTMLQAALADGSAERPSTFEVFSRRLPNERRYGVVAGTARVLKAIRDFVFTEEQLADLDFLDDRTREYLRNYRFTGQVDGYREGEIYFPQSPLLTVRGTFAECVILETVILSIMNADSAVASAAARMVTAADGRPIIEMGSRRTHEYAAVTASRAAYLAGFSTTSNLEAAYRYGIPASGTSAHAWTLLHINDDGTPNEAAAFKAQIDSLGVDTTLLVDTYDITQGVKTAIEVAGPDLGGVRIDSGDLGVLARKVRKQLDDLNAHNTKIVVSSDLDEFAIAGLRGEPVDVFGVGTSVVTGSGAPTAGLVYKIVEVSGHPVAKRSRNKESYGGGKKAVRTHRASGTAIEEIVYPFDAEAPDTGKLDTLNLTIPLMRDGEIVPGLPTLEDSRAYLAKQLVSLPWEGLALSRDEPVLHTRFVGFPPVA, encoded by the coding sequence GTGAATACCAATCCTTCAGAATTTTCCCCCACCAGATCCACAGCTCTATTAACTGATAAATACGAGCTGACCATGCTTCAAGCAGCACTTGCAGACGGCTCAGCCGAACGCCCCTCCACATTTGAGGTCTTTAGCCGCCGCCTTCCAAACGAGCGTCGCTACGGCGTCGTTGCAGGAACTGCCCGTGTCTTGAAAGCAATCCGTGACTTTGTATTCACAGAGGAACAACTCGCCGATCTTGATTTCTTAGATGACCGCACCCGCGAATACCTACGCAACTACCGCTTCACCGGCCAAGTAGATGGTTACCGCGAAGGCGAAATTTACTTCCCACAATCCCCTCTACTGACAGTCCGCGGCACCTTTGCCGAATGCGTCATCTTAGAAACCGTCATCCTATCCATCATGAATGCGGATTCTGCCGTAGCATCCGCAGCAGCCCGCATGGTTACCGCAGCAGACGGACGCCCCATCATTGAGATGGGATCACGCCGCACCCACGAATACGCAGCCGTGACCGCATCCCGTGCAGCTTACCTCGCAGGTTTTTCCACCACCTCCAACCTTGAAGCGGCCTACCGCTACGGCATCCCAGCGTCTGGTACCTCGGCTCACGCCTGGACTCTTTTGCACATCAACGACGATGGCACCCCCAACGAAGCAGCAGCTTTTAAAGCACAAATTGATTCCCTCGGCGTTGACACCACCTTGCTTGTCGATACCTACGACATCACCCAAGGTGTAAAAACAGCCATCGAAGTAGCAGGCCCAGACCTAGGTGGCGTCCGCATCGACTCCGGTGACCTCGGTGTCCTTGCCCGCAAAGTCCGCAAACAGCTCGATGATCTCAATGCCCACAACACCAAGATCGTGGTCTCCTCCGACCTGGATGAATTCGCCATCGCAGGTCTTCGCGGCGAACCAGTTGACGTCTTCGGTGTAGGCACATCCGTAGTCACCGGCTCTGGCGCACCAACAGCAGGGTTGGTATACAAAATCGTCGAAGTTTCAGGACACCCCGTAGCTAAACGCTCCCGCAACAAAGAAAGCTATGGCGGCGGCAAAAAGGCAGTGCGCACCCACCGCGCATCAGGTACCGCCATCGAAGAAATCGTCTACCCATTTGATGCAGAAGCACCAGATACCGGCAAGCTCGACACCTTGAACCTGACCATCCCATTGATGCGAGATGGAGAAATCGTTCCAGGTCTACCAACCCTGGAAGATTCCCGCGCATACCTAGCCAAGCAGCTGGTGTCTTTGCCATGGGAAGGCTTGGCGCTCTCACGTGATGAGCCTGTACTACACACTCGCTTCGTGGGTTTCCCACCAGTGGCATAG
- a CDS encoding ATP-dependent DNA helicase — MSAPESPTPDPLNASTEELLSAAVEALGGARRAGQEAMAKAVTKAFDNKRHLAVQAGTGTGKSLAYLVPAIRHAQKSDSPVVVSTATIALQRQLVNRDLPRLVDALEPLMERRPTFAIMKGRSNYLCMNKVARQEELNQEDALIEQEDISWLGKHIVRLNEWANETETGDRDDLDPGVPDLAWKQVSVTARECIGASRCPHGEDCFAEVARAKAKEADVVVTNHALLAIDALADISVLPDHDVVVIDEAHELDGRITAVASAEITVNSLNLAARRAAKLDSDKREERVQEIAGDLETLLQTMQPGRWNDRDEGSKGTLVALKDALWALRAQIAGAPEGEAANDPERFAERQNLSNHLMEIHDAIVRILEVFAEEDPSKQYDVVWHNHDDRRGDSLNVAPLSVAGLLHEKLFAENTVVLASATLTIGGNFNAMAASWGLPKGSWDSLDAGTPFDPAKSGILYTARHLPDPGRDGLPEETLDEIYELITAAGGRTLGLFSSKRAAEQATKAMRLRLPFDVLCQGDDNTAALVKKFADSENTCLFGTLTLWQGVDVPGRSLSLVLIDRIPFPRPDDPLLQARKEAADAEGRNGFMEVAATHAALLMAQGAGRLLRHVGDRGVVAVLDHRLSTKRYGGFLRSSMPRFWETTNPDTVRAALKRLVAAK, encoded by the coding sequence ATGTCTGCGCCTGAATCCCCCACCCCAGATCCGTTGAATGCTTCCACCGAAGAATTGTTATCCGCTGCCGTTGAAGCATTAGGTGGCGCTCGTCGTGCTGGTCAGGAAGCAATGGCAAAAGCTGTCACTAAAGCTTTTGACAATAAGCGGCATTTGGCGGTGCAGGCTGGTACGGGTACGGGTAAATCTCTGGCTTATCTTGTGCCGGCGATTCGTCATGCGCAGAAATCAGATTCCCCTGTTGTTGTCTCTACTGCAACGATTGCGTTGCAGCGCCAGTTGGTTAATCGGGATCTTCCTCGTTTGGTCGATGCGTTGGAACCGCTGATGGAGCGGCGCCCTACCTTTGCGATCATGAAGGGCCGATCCAACTATTTGTGCATGAATAAGGTGGCTCGGCAAGAAGAACTCAACCAGGAAGATGCCCTGATTGAGCAGGAAGATATCTCTTGGCTGGGTAAGCACATTGTGCGTCTTAATGAGTGGGCAAATGAGACGGAAACTGGTGACCGCGATGATTTGGATCCAGGCGTGCCAGATCTTGCGTGGAAGCAGGTTAGCGTCACGGCAAGAGAATGCATTGGTGCATCTCGCTGCCCGCATGGTGAGGATTGTTTTGCAGAGGTCGCTCGGGCGAAAGCCAAGGAAGCTGATGTGGTTGTCACCAACCATGCTTTATTAGCCATTGACGCTTTAGCCGATATTTCAGTCCTTCCTGATCACGATGTGGTGGTCATTGATGAGGCTCATGAATTAGATGGTCGTATCACTGCGGTGGCTTCTGCAGAGATCACCGTGAATTCCCTCAACTTGGCTGCTCGTCGTGCCGCTAAATTGGATTCCGATAAGCGGGAAGAACGCGTCCAGGAAATCGCTGGTGATTTGGAAACACTGTTGCAAACCATGCAGCCTGGTCGGTGGAATGACAGGGATGAGGGATCCAAAGGCACGTTGGTGGCTCTGAAGGATGCGTTGTGGGCGTTGCGAGCTCAGATCGCGGGAGCCCCTGAAGGCGAGGCTGCCAATGATCCGGAGCGTTTTGCCGAGCGTCAGAACCTCAGCAACCACTTGATGGAAATCCACGACGCTATCGTGCGTATTTTGGAGGTGTTTGCGGAGGAGGATCCCTCCAAGCAGTACGACGTGGTGTGGCATAACCATGACGATCGACGCGGAGATTCCCTTAACGTCGCTCCACTTTCCGTAGCTGGGTTGTTGCATGAGAAGCTGTTTGCGGAAAACACCGTTGTGCTTGCCAGCGCCACGTTGACCATCGGTGGAAACTTCAATGCGATGGCTGCCAGCTGGGGTCTTCCTAAAGGCTCATGGGATTCCCTCGATGCGGGCACACCATTTGATCCTGCCAAATCCGGCATCTTATACACCGCTCGTCATCTTCCCGATCCCGGACGCGATGGATTGCCCGAGGAAACCCTTGATGAAATCTACGAATTAATTACTGCGGCGGGCGGGCGAACGTTGGGGCTCTTTTCGTCGAAACGCGCTGCAGAGCAAGCCACCAAGGCGATGCGCTTGCGCCTGCCGTTCGATGTGCTCTGCCAGGGCGATGACAATACTGCGGCGCTGGTGAAGAAATTTGCCGACAGCGAAAACACCTGCCTTTTTGGCACCCTCACGCTGTGGCAGGGGGTCGATGTTCCCGGCCGTTCGCTGTCATTGGTGCTCATTGACCGCATCCCATTCCCCCGCCCCGACGATCCGCTTCTGCAAGCCCGCAAAGAGGCAGCAGACGCCGAAGGTCGCAACGGTTTCATGGAGGTTGCTGCCACCCACGCAGCACTTTTAATGGCGCAGGGCGCAGGGCGGTTGTTAAGGCACGTCGGCGACCGCGGCGTGGTTGCAGTGCTAGACCATCGCTTATCGACGAAACGTTACGGCGGGTTCCTTCGCTCCTCCATGCCTCGCTTTTGGGAAACCACCAACCCTGACACGGTGCGCGCGGCCCTGAAACGGTTGGTCGCTGCCAAATAA
- a CDS encoding aminoacyl-tRNA hydrolase: MPKNSLFDAHLLLKARVSDGPHSEDPSDPATVQAMQIALHIPKQNPPRRTDVLEAAARSVVKLCLDERVASDPEFRAALERWYGHLIRKVARRARNAAWDRVQNLPGVTVEDDAAQVRAFVPSAVVDVPADIKKLQISGTELPLDDPNPIVDDFPTIYIDGSLEMTLGKAAAQVGHASMLLAAHRPFEWVQQWESDNFALHVREVSKEEFMRLIDTPGAVPVHDGGFTEVAPNTVTVVAIP, encoded by the coding sequence ATGCCTAAAAATTCGCTTTTCGACGCCCACCTCCTCCTCAAGGCCCGAGTCAGCGACGGGCCACATAGCGAGGATCCTTCGGATCCTGCCACCGTGCAGGCCATGCAAATTGCATTGCACATTCCAAAGCAGAACCCGCCTAGGCGCACTGATGTTTTGGAAGCTGCAGCCCGAAGTGTGGTCAAGCTGTGTCTTGATGAGCGTGTGGCAAGCGACCCGGAGTTTCGGGCAGCACTCGAACGCTGGTACGGCCATTTGATTAGAAAAGTGGCGCGTCGCGCTCGTAACGCAGCGTGGGATCGGGTGCAAAATTTGCCCGGCGTCACGGTCGAAGACGATGCCGCACAAGTACGTGCATTCGTTCCCAGCGCGGTGGTGGATGTCCCTGCAGATATTAAGAAATTGCAGATTTCTGGCACGGAACTGCCTCTTGATGATCCCAACCCGATCGTTGATGATTTCCCCACAATCTACATCGATGGTTCTTTGGAAATGACACTTGGAAAGGCCGCTGCGCAGGTCGGACATGCTTCTATGCTGTTGGCTGCTCACCGACCTTTTGAGTGGGTCCAACAATGGGAAAGTGATAATTTCGCACTCCACGTCAGGGAAGTGTCAAAAGAAGAATTCATGCGCCTCATTGATACCCCGGGTGCTGTTCCGGTTCACGATGGCGGCTTCACAGAGGTCGCACCAAACACCGTTACGGTTGTTGCGATTCCATAA
- the serB gene encoding phosphoserine phosphatase SerB: MAELDAGQQVALREGYLPSVITVSGKDRPGVTAAFFRVLSANKVQVLDVEQSMFRGFLNLAAFVGIAPDRVDTVTTGLTDTLKVHGQSVVVEMQETVQSSRPRSSHVVVVLGDPVDALDISRIGQTLADYDANIDTIRGISDYPVTGLELKVTVPDVSPGGGEAIRKALASLTSELKVDIAIERSGLLRRSKRLVCFDCDSTLITGEVIEMLAAHAGKEAEVAAVTERAMRGELDFEESLRERVKALAGLDASVIDEVAAAIELTPGARTTIRTLNRMGYQTAVVSGGFIQVLEGLAEELELDYVRANTLEIVDGKLTGNVTGKIVDRAAKAEFLREFAADSGLKMYQTVAVGDGANDIDMLSAAGLGVAFNAKPALKEIADTSVNHPFLDEVLHIMGISRDEIDLADQEDGTFHRVPLTNNA, translated from the coding sequence ATTGCTGAGCTGGATGCCGGCCAGCAGGTTGCTTTGCGTGAAGGTTATCTTCCGTCGGTGATTACGGTGAGTGGCAAAGACCGCCCCGGAGTTACCGCTGCTTTCTTTAGGGTGCTGTCTGCCAACAAGGTCCAGGTGTTGGATGTTGAGCAGTCAATGTTCCGTGGCTTTTTAAATCTCGCGGCGTTTGTTGGTATCGCTCCTGATCGAGTGGACACTGTTACCACGGGCCTGACTGATACGTTGAAGGTCCATGGTCAGTCGGTGGTGGTGGAGATGCAGGAAACTGTGCAGTCTTCGCGTCCTCGTTCATCCCACGTTGTAGTCGTGTTGGGTGATCCGGTTGATGCATTGGATATTTCCCGCATTGGTCAGACGCTGGCCGATTATGATGCCAACATTGATACCATTCGCGGTATTTCTGATTATCCAGTTACTGGTCTTGAGTTGAAGGTGACTGTTCCAGATGTAAGCCCTGGCGGTGGTGAGGCAATCCGTAAGGCGCTTGCTTCTTTGACCTCTGAGCTGAAGGTCGATATCGCGATTGAGCGTTCTGGTTTGTTGCGTAGGTCGAAGCGTTTGGTGTGCTTTGACTGCGACTCCACGTTGATTACTGGTGAAGTTATTGAGATGCTTGCTGCGCACGCAGGCAAGGAAGCTGAAGTGGCTGCGGTTACTGAGCGTGCCATGCGTGGAGAGCTTGATTTTGAGGAGTCTTTGCGCGAACGTGTGAAGGCGTTGGCTGGTTTGGATGCCTCGGTTATTGATGAGGTCGCAGCCGCCATCGAGTTGACCCCGGGCGCACGAACCACGATTCGTACCCTCAACCGCATGGGCTATCAAACAGCTGTGGTTTCCGGCGGGTTCATCCAGGTTTTGGAAGGATTGGCAGAGGAGTTGGAGCTGGATTATGTCCGCGCCAACACGTTGGAAATCGTTGATGGCAAGCTGACTGGCAATGTCACCGGCAAGATTGTGGACCGCGCAGCAAAAGCTGAGTTCTTGCGTGAGTTCGCTGCCGATTCCGGTTTGAAGATGTATCAAACAGTTGCTGTTGGCGACGGCGCAAATGACATCGATATGCTCTCTGCTGCTGGTTTGGGCGTTGCTTTCAATGCGAAGCCTGCTCTGAAGGAGATCGCAGATACTTCCGTGAACCACCCATTCTTGGATGAGGTGCTCCACATCATGGGTATTTCTCGCGATGAGATCGATCTCGCCGACCAGGAAGATGGCACGTTCCACCGCGTCCCACTGACCAACAATGCCTAA
- the ctaD gene encoding aa3-type cytochrome oxidase subunit I, with translation MTAVAPRVDGHVAPQRPEPTGHARKGSKAWMMMTTTDHKQLGIMYIIMSFSFFFLGGLMALLIRAELFTPGLQFLSNEQFNQLFTMHGTVMLLLYGTPIVWGFANYVLPLQIGAPDVAFPRLNAFGFWITTVGGVAMLTGFLTPGGAADFGWTMYSPLSDAIHSPGLGSDMWIVGVGATGIGSVASAINMLTTILCLRAPGMTMFRLPIFTWNIFVVSVLALLIFPLLLAAAMGVLYDRKLGGHLYDPANGGSLLWQHLFWFFGHPEVYVLALPFFGIVSEIIPVFSRKPMFGYVGLVFATLSIGALSMAVWAHHMFVTGAVLLPFFSFMTFLISVPTGVKFFNWVGTMWKGHITWETPMIWSVGFMATFLFGGLTGIMLASPPLDFHLADSYFLIAHFHYTLFGTVVFASCAGVYFWFPKMTGRMLDERLGKIHFWLTFIGFHGTFLIQHWVGNMGMPRRYADYLDSDGFTIYNQISTVFSFLLGLSVIPFVWNVFKSWRYGELVTVDDPWGYGNSLEWATSCPPPRHNFASLPRIRSERPAFELHYPHMIERMRAEAHTTKRDERAEITQNPTPAEVT, from the coding sequence ATGACCGCTGTGGCGCCTAGGGTCGACGGGCACGTCGCCCCGCAGAGGCCCGAGCCGACAGGCCATGCACGCAAGGGCAGCAAAGCATGGATGATGATGACCACCACCGACCACAAGCAGCTGGGCATTATGTACATCATTATGTCCTTCAGCTTCTTCTTCCTCGGTGGCTTGATGGCCCTGCTTATCCGAGCGGAGCTTTTCACCCCAGGTCTCCAGTTCCTGTCTAATGAGCAGTTCAACCAGCTGTTCACCATGCACGGAACTGTGATGTTGCTGCTGTACGGAACTCCAATTGTTTGGGGTTTCGCTAACTACGTTTTGCCACTGCAGATCGGTGCGCCTGACGTAGCTTTCCCACGTTTGAACGCCTTTGGTTTCTGGATCACCACCGTTGGTGGTGTCGCGATGCTGACTGGCTTCCTGACCCCGGGTGGTGCTGCTGACTTCGGTTGGACCATGTACTCCCCGCTGTCTGACGCAATTCACTCCCCAGGTCTTGGATCTGACATGTGGATCGTTGGTGTTGGTGCAACTGGTATTGGTTCTGTTGCTTCCGCAATTAACATGCTCACCACCATCCTGTGTCTTCGCGCTCCAGGTATGACCATGTTCCGTCTGCCAATTTTCACCTGGAACATTTTCGTTGTTTCCGTTCTTGCTCTGCTGATCTTCCCACTGCTGCTCGCTGCTGCGATGGGTGTTCTGTACGACCGCAAGCTTGGTGGACACCTCTACGATCCAGCTAACGGTGGCTCCCTGCTGTGGCAGCACCTGTTCTGGTTCTTCGGACACCCTGAGGTTTACGTCTTGGCTCTGCCGTTCTTCGGCATTGTTTCTGAGATCATCCCAGTGTTCTCCCGTAAGCCAATGTTCGGTTACGTAGGCCTGGTCTTCGCAACCTTGTCCATTGGTGCACTTTCCATGGCTGTGTGGGCACACCACATGTTCGTCACCGGTGCGGTCTTGCTGCCGTTCTTCTCCTTCATGACGTTCCTGATTTCCGTGCCTACTGGCGTTAAGTTCTTCAACTGGGTTGGAACCATGTGGAAGGGTCACATCACTTGGGAAACCCCAATGATTTGGTCTGTTGGCTTCATGGCAACCTTCCTCTTCGGTGGTCTAACCGGCATTATGCTGGCGTCCCCACCACTGGACTTCCACTTGGCTGACTCCTACTTCCTGATCGCGCACTTCCACTACACCTTGTTCGGTACCGTGGTATTCGCATCTTGTGCAGGTGTCTACTTCTGGTTCCCGAAGATGACCGGCCGTATGCTTGACGAGCGTCTTGGCAAGATCCACTTCTGGTTGACCTTCATCGGTTTCCACGGAACCTTCCTCATCCAGCACTGGGTGGGCAACATGGGTATGCCACGTCGTTACGCTGACTACCTGGATTCTGATGGTTTCACCATCTACAACCAGATCTCCACCGTCTTCTCCTTCCTGCTTGGCCTGTCTGTCATTCCATTCGTTTGGAACGTATTCAAGTCTTGGCGCTACGGTGAGCTCGTTACCGTTGATGATCCATGGGGTTACGGCAACTCCCTGGAGTGGGCAACCTCCTGCCCTCCTCCACGCCACAACTTCGCATCTCTGCCTCGTATTCGCTCCGAGCGCCCAGCGTTCGAGCTGCACTATCCGCACATGATTGAACGTATGCGTGCAGAGGCACACACCACTAAGCGGGATGAGCGTGCTGAAATCACTCAAAATCCTACCCCCGCTGAAGTGACCTAG